In Montipora foliosa isolate CH-2021 chromosome 9, ASM3666993v2, whole genome shotgun sequence, the DNA window aaattagccaagtgatgacatcatacactcaaccaaattttgttcaaatgtgatgaaaagagatatttcaaccaatttgtatcagaaatttttgattttttgcagtaagattctactaaatgttctccacaatatgagcttaacagttctgttaccatggcatcatactgggttccagacctcccccatattaaaagcttttctggccacctttggcgttccattttgatatttgctaacagcactttatatgcatgatccagcaagcatataaatgtgttagctcgagtttgtggccttttttaacatttttcaagttgagaatcaccaacatattgaaatcaagtgggtggagactggaaaagagtgagttgccatgggaacagaatttttatacccataggtgtgtttccagtagaactattagactaccaagtttcaatggtctgcgctgcaaattggccaaagtagctctatttatatactcaatataatattgggttgagtgtacgacatcatcagtcatctcatttgcatattttacccatttttcaatcttaaatatctccggaacttatgaagatatttgcaaacggtaaatggcgttttttttctttcatggaattctatgtgatacactcaaaaaatcaaggggtaaaaatttgatcatagtaccactttaacttcATTCCAGAAGTGACATCCAAGATCTTTCCAAAACTCTTAATTTTATTTGGAGAATGTACATAGTACATTTTGTATACAGAAAAAACTTTAAGCCTTTACAATTTACGTAATAATACCTAAATAAGCTAAGTGCAATGACCTCGTACTGGCGTGTACACTGGTATGCCTCGTATTTATTTGGTATTAGAATTGGTTACCATGGTCATTTTCCATGGACACCTGTAATTCTCagaaacaatgtgaaagaaattaattgttgcTCGTGGTGAATTGCGTTCATAAACTTTACAAAAAATGTGCAAATGTTGCAAATTATTTAAATGCGTAAACAAGTGAATGTAAAACTTTTAATTCAAGGCGCagtgaataaattaatgcagacattaattttattggtgcctggtttcaggtcgaaatgatatgttttgtctaataaatatatggctgacccaaaagcatacaggcttgaaactTCTCGACCCGGTGTGaaatttgttgtcatttacatgagaacGGTAGGAACTGAGACCGATACGAGAATTTCTCATCTCGGTCCAGCAACTGCGGCGAATTCAGACTGGTTTGAGTTCGTTGTCatgccggtctcatgtaaacggataggaaaaaaatttaatgtatgGAGGCCGATCAATACTAACTCATAccagtctcatgtaaataccccctaagTGTTCTCTCAAATTAGCATAAGAACactgaatgtgattggctcaaaaTGGTTTTTTCTCATCTTAGTTATCCAGACAGGTTAATTAATTCCACCATCTCGCACTTTATCGCAGTCAAAGCTTCTGATCAACCTGTTCTCGAGTTACCAGCTGTTAACAACGAATTAAAAGGGGTTCCCGTTGTTCTGCCATTTAAGGACCAGTCTTCAGCTATTATTGTAAGATTACAACTGAAAGATCTGAGCCAGAAAATTCATTGACAAGTGACAGTTTAGCCCATATTTGTTAGCCACAAGATTAAACAGCATCTGAAATTGCGCGAAGTCAAGCCTCCCATTGTCAACcaacaatcccttgtttatcaatttaaatgtgacctgtgtgatgcaggttatgttggtTACACACGGCGTCATTTGCATCAATGCGTTGACGAGCACAAGAATGCCTCTTCCTCCATTGAAAAGCATTTCCGTGTGGAACATTCCTATGTGCCCATTGACCTTACGAagaattttaccatcttaaaaaagtgcaagagcaagtttgactgtctcatttatgtaaacagagttaactgaatagagtgtaatgtgaagtgctcgatttcaatcccatatgaaccagcGGAGGGgaagagaagaaagaaatgCTGGGAATGAAGCTCAAGATCTTCACTTTACATAATTCACTTTCCAAGTTCAGTGGCTCATAGCCACTTTGATTATATGTTGGGGTTTTATTGGGGTAGatcattaattttgattttacCCAAATCATTATTTCATctagaaaaataatttgtttgaGTAATGTTATACTGCTAAATCTTGATTCTTTTTCTTCTTAGGTCCAGGATAACAGATGTTAAATCCACTCAGGAGGGAGTAAAAAATAGCATCTGTTCAGCCCGAACAGCAGTGGAAGAGAATTTTAAGCACATTCGAAATGAGTTGGTGCATATGTTAGAATGCCGTCAAAAGGCAATTTTGAATACGATCAGTGAGATAGAGAGGAAAGATTTGGACCCTTTGAGCAATATAGAAGGCAAGATAAATAGAGAGCTATCTAAAACTGCTGAGCTTATTGAAAAAGGTGAGTGGCATTTGTGAGTTTCTTTGTGCAGAAAACTGTACATGTACCACTGACATTTAAGTGACCATCTGCTTTGCAGGGAATGCTTCCCTTGATGAAGATGATGCAACTCTTCTCAGTGAAggaaaaaacttgaaaaatgaaCTGCAAGTTTTACCTATAAGGTTTGTCATTTTTATTGATTCAGCTTAATCAGTTACCTCACTTAATAGGAGTGGGggttttgaacacaaaggataTTGCTGAACACCCTTAAATGTATTACTGTACAAACTAACCACAGAATTGACTGGGTGTCCACTGAATGTGCTGCGTGTGCCTACACTTCACAGTAACTTGTACTGAAAAGTTGGGTTTGTgttttttcaaccaaaaacaaactcaatccactaAACTGTTGCCAGCTGCTTCCAGCactttacaaaattaatgactTGTTGATAAGGCATCAGAATAGgcaaacaatgaacaaaaaGTGACCATTTTTACCAGCAATAGAACAAACCAGAGCTTTGCTCATGAGACAGATCAAAATGCAGGAATCACAGTGTGCAGTTTTAACTGCCAAATATTATACAATGTACCTTGGGTCACTTGGCAGAAATTTATACATTAACATGTAACTTACAACACACTTTAACATCACCCTGAAGCTGACCTCTGTTAAAGTACTCCAAATTTATGAAAATCTCAACCACAAACAATAACTCTTCACAAGACTACATTCACAGGGTTTATCACACTCCACAGAAGCACGGTGTCGACAAAAACCGGGTCATGGGCTAAATCACACACAGGATCACAGATCGGgtcaaggaaaaaaataatgttacaGTAAAATCAGTGAAATAAAAACTGGAACAAATCAGATGAAAAAATAGAGAAAATCACCAAGCTGGAATCAAATTCCAAAAGAAAGCACACAGCAGATAAACAATAGCTTTTGATGGGGGTTGCTGAGAAAATGAGGCTAAAGTGACAACTGTGAACAGAACGTTTTATTCAATTCAGGCCTGACATCCTTTTAAAGTTACCTGCGATAACAATATCTGATGGTAAACTAcatgttatgatgatgatgtacCATAAGATGAGTCGGCATGGTGATAGTAACACGAACAAATGAATTGAAAcacaaaaaaccaaaacacacaaacagcgTGATGATGTCAAACAATTTCGATTTCTTGGGATAAGTCTGTACTTTTTAAAGATGTGAATTTGGAATATGATATTAATTCTCACtggaataaaatgaaacaatCCATTAGTATTTCATGGAAcctttttcaagttggggtcaATATTTGGCTTCCTCTCACGCAAGAAAGGGATGGGATCTCAGTCAAACCAGGTCAAGTGTAGTCGGACCAAAGATTTTAATATTACATATTACATCAATAATAAACAGAATAGGTTAATAAATTGTTGCAAAGCATAGCCTTTGTAAACGTAAGCCCCAGTACTACAGAGATATGGCTGGTTATGAACACTGAACAAAGCAGAACATTATCTCCAACTTTGCATTGCATTTCACGCTCTGATTTGGTgatattttatttaagtttttCAAGAGCACTTGAAACTGAACAGCATTTTGTTATCAAGGTCATCTTTTTGAAATGATCGGCCAATTCACTTTTCAAATAATTggtatcaagtgaagctatgatcttcgcaggtatgagcgcaatttttgcaattgcgtagagaagcctgaaaagttcaagACTtcatggggtttgaacccgtgaccttgcgaggttcaaaccccatgaagtcctgaattttttaggcttctctacgcaattgcaaaaattgcgctcataactgcaaagatcatagcttcacttgatttcatatccgcagttcatatatgattcatttcatataccatttcatcaataaTTGGTATGTAGTACATTTATAAATAGTCTAATGTACTACATACCAATTATTTGAAAAGTGAAACACCCTTCAATGCCTCTGGGCTGTTGAATATTTAGTTAATTTTCATTGACCTCTAACAAATAGTTGCCTATTTTTGCATGGTGTCTTTTTGTTCTTACCTTTAGGTATCCAGACACCCCTTGTGTATCTCAAACACTAACAGTAAAATTCAGTGAAAATAACACCCAGTCAGTGATAGATGCTGTCAGTTCTTTAGGAGAATTGTCCATGACTGGTTCCTTGCAAATAGCAGATCTCATAGAACAACCTGGGGCTATTCTTGTTCAGTGGTATGATGAGGTAATGACGAGCTTATTATGGGTATGGTTTGTCCCTTATTGAACAGGCGACACATCCTGTCATGAAATTTGTGCAGCTCTGTGTAAATGTTCTGCAGCTCTATAGAACTGGGGTTGTAATGGTGATCAACTTTAATGTTATTTGAAAAGATGTGTTGTTAAGCTACAATTATTATTTACGTCAATTAAATTGTCACAAGAAAGCCATTGTTTCAGTTAGGAGTAGGTTCTGGTTGTTTGTCATGGGTAAAAAGTTGTTGTTCGTGGATAATAAGTTTTGGAGAGTGGGTAATAAGTTGTGGGTACCAAATTTgccacacaaaaaaaattataatttgaaaaaagtgaataaataattattaagaaataaaatttaagatgattaaattttattattccactataaTTACACCATTTTGCCATGGTCAAGAGAACACGCAAAATATTAGACGGTAAATACACTTCATAAATATTTGTTACCAAACCCACTGAAGCAACTACTAGCTTGTTCATGTAAACATGTATGTATGTCCTTTTTTTCAGACATACTCAGACAGTGAGTCTATTACAGACTACAGCATGGTTCAAGAATACATGCTTCAGTGCTGTCGCACAGACAACAAAGGCAATGATGATTCCGTATTCAGCACAGTTTATAGTGGCGAGGAATCATCTCACCTGGTCACAGACCTGGAGCCACATGTATCTTACACTTTCCGTGTTTGTGGGAGATACGGAAGCGAAGCAAAGTGGGGATCATGGAGCATACCACGCAATGGAATAACCACACTGGATCAGCATGGTGAGGAGTTGTTTGCCAACCGAGTATTTGGCATTTCTTTTGAACTTAGCAGGCCGTGGGCAGATAAAATTTGAGGCATGAAAGTTGTGTTTCATAATACttttttgcatattttgttATTGAGAATGATAATTGACTAGTCAGTTGCGGTTTGAGGCTGAAACCAACGTTTTTTGGAAGTTTCCCATCTCATAGCGATGTGGACCGAATTACTAACTTTTTGAGGTCTAATTTAAATAAGTTTTGTCACTTCTCGGAATGCTGTACATAAAAATGAGGATAATAATTTTCGCTACATTCTCGTTTTGTCAAGACTAAACTATCAGAAAAGTTTCTGAAACATCAAATTCTCCAAATGACAGAACGTAGGAAAATAATTTAGACATGTATTACAGTATATGGTGCAGTGGGTTGGGTTTCATTTCCATACTCCATTTGGGTAGGATGGGTTTAAAAGTTGGTGGTATAGTAGTATGCCAGAAGAGATCTTTCCAAGTTGACCACTGTTAAAGTTTACTCCTTTACAAAAGACCAACATGTCCAAATTTCAATGTTACAACTGTAGCTTGAATCTGTGCAAGAATAGCCAATGTTGAGTTGCCATGGCCTATTCCATTTCTTTCAAATCACAGTACTTCCTGATATGAACTCCCTCTAGAAAGCCAAAGAGGTGAAAAGAGgccatttctttttcctttttggttTCAATCCTAATGCATTTGTGAATTTTATTGTTTGGAACTTAGCTAGATTTAAAAAAACTACATTCAccttaaggcccgtttcaacATTTCCTTTAACATGCATTCAGCACTTTGTTGACCCAAATGTTCGGTACGTTTGGGCACAATATGGCACCACCCCAGCAGTAAGAAGTTCTTATGTTGATTGGATTTTGAACACAACATTAGCATGACGTTAAATGATCGTATCTTTTCTTCACTTATCTTTAGAATGGTCAGCTGAAGACTGTTTCAATCAAAATAAACTTGCTGTTTATCAGCTTAGCAACAGGCGTAAGACAGCCACAAAAGTGTTTCCTGATTGCTCCAAAGTTCTTCGATCAAGGACAATGAGTTACAGATTGGACACTGCTTTAGTCTTCAAGATCGACGAAACTGGAGATTCCAGCAATGGGGATGGTATTGGTCTTACAACTGCATTGTTTGATTTCAGTAATGCAAAGCAGGTTTTGCAGTGTCCCGGTTCAGTGAGCTTGAATTCCAAAGGAGTGGTTTATGTCAACGGCACACCTATGACAACAAGATTGCCACAGCTAAAGCGAGCCTCTGTTGTAGTGTTCGAGGCAAGTAGAGTCTCCGAAGACAAGTTGCGAGTGTCAATCACTATGAATGACAAGCTAGTGACGTTTGATTGGCAGGTGGACAGTGATAATGATGGGTTTTATTTTGCAATGGGTTTTCAACATTCTGGATGGCAGGTCTCTGTATAATGTACCGTTTGTGAGGAACATTTTAATGATTGCACAGGAATCTTCAGTGGGCGGTAAATAATGCTGTCTGGATGAACGAAGCAGGGAAACGTATCTCCATCCTACAGGACGTtcctgttttaatttttttaccttAGTGTGGATGGCAGATTTAtagcattgttttgttttaagttatCCTTAAAATTTCCCCTCGTGCAGGAGTAATGCAAAACCGTTTTATCCTCGTGTTTTACGCAAGACATGCGAATTTGGAACTTGGAACATTCAGATAACAGTTTGTCTCGTTAGTGTATCGGTTACCAGCGGTAGCGGAAAGCAAGCGGTACGGATTCGAGTCTCTCTTTGGTCTGAATcgtttatttttaaattgaaaaaaaaaaaaaccggtttACTTTAAGTGATTTCGCCGCAAAGGGAAAGGGGTGTTTCGGTGGATGTTATCCAGTGTTATCTCAGTAAAAACGAAGAGCAGGGGATTATTGTGGTGGATTAGGCTGAGTGAGAGAAGAGGGCAGTGTGTCCAAACAGGACAATGATGGGAAGTTGAGGGCAAAGGGAATAATTGAGGAGCCAATTAAGAAGTGGAAAGGGAGAATAATTATCATTTTCAACTAAATATTGTGGTTGTGTTAATGCATCATatcttaaaaatgtttttagcaAACTCTTCCAAGTAACACCATCTGCAAGCTATTACTTTGCAACATCTTATTTAAGACCATactgatttttaattttctcaaaCAGATCAAATTTCTATGTACTAATATCAGGTTTTGATGTTCAAATGTGTAGGTAATTTTTATGCTGTGCCAACATCCAATATATTGTGTGCATATTTCAATGCACTGAAACTGTTGTTACACACATAATACGATACAAGTGCGTCACACTCGTGAGAGGAGTTGCTCTAGTAGGGCTGCAATCGTAAATTTGTTGCAGTGAATTTGTTATTGCTGCAAGATCAGTGCACTTTATTTGAAGTGTTACCATAAGTAAACCATATCAGACGcaaaataaactaaaataaTGGCCCTGATGAAAATTTCATATGAACTGTCCTTTCCGTTACGCTACTTCGCAATGAAGTTCATGTTTCGGAACATTTGAAATGTAAGTTTTCTGTAATAAAAATTAGTGACCAATGGACAACTTCTCGCTCTttagtgcatcatgggtaatcaggatAACAGCGGGAAATTTAAAGGTTTGTATGGTAGTTCAATTCATGATAGGCAATTTTGGGtgcttttattttacaaaagaaaacgtaTGTGCTTAAACGTGCGGTGGGGTGAGGTTAGATAGAATAGCTATTGTAGAAATCAaatttattaaacaaagtttctaccatacatttcctgtaattccgaaagcacaaaattacagaaatgtatggagaaaaACGGCAATATATAGGAATTTCAGAGATTGGATACCGAGTCCAAATCAactcagttgtgaacttgaacttatGTGTTTGGTTTAGGAAGGCGAAAGTCTAGAAAAGTAGAGCCATGCGACAGGTAATTTTGCTTAATTTCCATACAAAGCTTttaatttcccgccatgttgccctgattacccatgatgcaatccaGAGCGTGAAGTGGTCTATTTACTCCCCGTGAACATTATAGAACAACAGAGATAAGTGGCAGTTgttcaaaataaattattgttgacATTGCAGGTAAATATGAAGAGGAGTGTTTTGCTTATGGATTTGTTGCGGATACAATGAAATACTTAGTCATCCCTCGATTTTAAGTCAGCTTTCCTTGTAATGACAcagtccaaatatggtcatggTAGCGACCCCCGCATTCTGTACCTTGGTTACCATTTGCTTGAAAATAAAACTATTCAGTACTCCCTCAATCTTAGGAAAATTGCCCGAATTTTCGCCTTGTGGACTCGCGCTTCGTGAGCTTAGTACAACGAGACATTATTTCGCACTACACTTGTTTTATAGGAAACTTAAGCACTGACGCGACGTTTTGCGACGTTTTGATCACAAACTGATCTACATTGCGTTAATCATTGCGTTTTCATTGCGTTAactttttgtaaaaatgcatgcaaagtagattgtgacgtcaaaacaggaatagacccactctccttctgactcggtcgtgaacaaaagatgcttggattttcgcaactttcgaagcctataaaatggcaggatttgttagaaaaaggaaaaaatggccgcaatgcgtttcgaacaggtgcaaagattcattttagcgaaaaaaaaacattttggggttgtGGGCACGAAGTAATTCGGAAACCCGAGAATTTGGAGTGAGATTCAAAACctaaactagtttcagtgctatttgtttttttatctcagaaatatgtaccctggatgccagcggatttttctctcttagagcgACGGAATAGCGAGTCACCTATTCCGTCGCCTTgagagagaaaaatctctggcagccagggtaaaaaatatgtaaatCACAAGAATAATAAAACGACGGGATTTGGATTATGTCTAATACcacacgggaattttcccatgCTACTAAAaactgattactgttgctgttgcaaaaacATCAGTCTGTTGggggagaaatccgtggaagaaggtcttgtcgaagccagtCACAATTACGGAACTTAAAATcgtagtagaagaggacattggtcagtgtcgtttccacaaaaatttgtcgattGTGTTACTTGCACGATGGAGTGCACGCTGAAAATACACTTACCAATAGCATCAGAAGTTTCATCATCActcgctcttacagcaagccaattgATCATTTTTCCAGTTTCTTCTCTAAAACATGCGCAATACAatcggaacccacgttttctgggaaagtGGAGGCCATtacattatcccagagtctctctgggcgctcacccgctgaccaaaagcccgaggactctgggtacgagattgtgacagagtgagatcatGGGGTCGATGGTTCCAGATTTTGCGCCTGCGTAAATGATGATCTTGAAAGATACACAGCAGAAGCAGTCATTCGTGACATGgtttcttctgattggttcaaattggcggccctttgtttgtttcgcgcgcaaagtgtatctaaaaataaatcctcttgtgactgtgctggggcaaggccgcaaagtgatagatcaacactcctatctaattcactcttgcttAAATTCATTTTAGTGCGTCGAATGCTTAAATAGATATGTTTAATTCTTATCATACGGCATCAATTGAATGCGACAGCTTTATCTTGATCTCAAGGAACCGCTTTTGATGAAATGGATGGCATTTATGTTTGATTCAAAGGTTGGCCTATCCGTGTTGATACAATAAAGGGAAGCACCTATTAAGCGTCAGAATGACCGCTagctttttttgttaatttattaatttataccCCAGAAATAGAGAGCCTTATGTTCTAGGAccagaacgactacgagtacgagattttctcatagaacagcATGAGTGAgagcgcgcaaaccagcgtcattttggcgggaaaaacgtgataccgagGCCATtgtagtacgaggttttgcgagaatatagggagtttaagcaaagacgacggctacggcaacgaaaacgtcattacaaaatataacttgctatcgcaagtatttcgcgattattccgtcttgttcacgttgtacaatacgggcgaactatcctgtgaCTGGATGGGGACGAACGGTTTTTGAACTgaaacagaaaaaataaatGGTTCATTGCTGTATGGTCACGTTGTcgccaaaacctaaaatttggtgatttcacgttgttgtttagtgaagtacggcaaagaaatgcacggaaattcgtgcacgtgcagcacgattatttccccatttttaaccaataatattcttgctttatggcgttgtcgttgctgtaaccgtcgtctttgcttaaactccctaatatcgtcgtgtcaaaacaagtcaacaactcTGTAGCagttttggtatttttcgaTAAGCAAAAAGGCTAAGTTACCAGCAATATTTAATCACTCATTAATGTCCCATtcacccattcacccctaaaccggccatacttagtattttactctttctaacgccagacgattttactaaagtaaaaagtaaagtaaagcaaccatatttaacgtcgataactcgtaacagtaattcaactgacaaacctgaggtcgacggtgcgctcattttactcccccctctccatcagtgctccgttttacgggtatttaaagctacttagctacacggaaaggaaagaagtcgaaacaaggatgcgagatccgggaatcgatctcaagacctcttgcaccaaggccgcgcactaaccgactgtgccatccttgctccttacTCAATTGGGAACCCcaaggagtcagtgggttaaagctatagctacacggatcagaggaaagtcgaaacagaggACCTCTCTCTCTGAATgtcgcgcactagccaactgatcCACGACTGCATGCTCCTCCAAGATCGAGATCCGAGATCAAGTCCATACTCTTACGTTCTGCCAAAATTGTCGTTGGAAGTCTTTCTAAACAACGAAATACATCGAAGTGTAGAGCTTACTTCATAGATATGAAATGAGAGCGGCGCGATTCTTGAAAATAGCtgcgtgtcaaaacaagtcgctAACACGTTAGCAGTTTTGGCGTGTTTCGATCAGGAAAAGGCttagttaccagcaataagaataactgagcaacctacactgctaacaaagagtaatatTTATCTTCCGGGTTATGAACCTTCTAAGTATTTTTGCTAAAatcgggcagtcaaatctcgtactcgtactcgttctcgtcctcgtcctcgtcctagaatccaAAGGTCCCCAGTTACCCATTTAGAGCACTTATTACATCGACAAGAAGCACTAGCCATGTATCAATAGAGGTTAATGCAAATTTTCGCGAACGCTTTGGCAAGCAAATTAGCACTGACTGAGGTTATTTGTCCCACTACGAAGTACGGTAAAATCAAAGGGGTATTTACGGGCACTTCACAAGGCAGAATCTGTAATTCGATATCATTCTGTCAGCCTATATGTTGCCGGTCAAATCCGGGCTCAGGTTCAATCCgcttttacctaggttaaattggtgatcctcttttttacctaggttgaatatacACTCTACAGAGCAAACTTCACTATATACTTCGATATCTGTGAATAAGGGCTTTCTCTATCAAAACTGAAACTCACATTTATGCAGAATTCTTGTTGAAGCTATATTGAAAATGCCGCCG includes these proteins:
- the LOC137971936 gene encoding cytokine receptor-like factor 3; translation: MEDEDVMNTRLAIKESLKKLDEYASYLRSRITDVKSTQEGVKNSICSARTAVEENFKHIRNELVHMLECRQKAILNTISEIERKDLDPLSNIEGKINRELSKTAELIEKGNASLDEDDATLLSEGKNLKNELQVLPIRYPDTPCVSQTLTVKFSENNTQSVIDAVSSLGELSMTGSLQIADLIEQPGAILVQWYDETYSDSESITDYSMVQEYMLQCCRTDNKGNDDSVFSTVYSGEESSHLVTDLEPHVSYTFRVCGRYGSEAKWGSWSIPRNGITTLDQHEWSAEDCFNQNKLAVYQLSNRRKTATKVFPDCSKVLRSRTMSYRLDTALVFKIDETGDSSNGDGIGLTTALFDFSNAKQVLQCPGSVSLNSKGVVYVNGTPMTTRLPQLKRASVVVFEASRVSEDKLRVSITMNDKLVTFDWQVDSDNDGFYFAMGFQHSGWQVSV